A stretch of Oncorhynchus gorbuscha isolate QuinsamMale2020 ecotype Even-year linkage group LG24, OgorEven_v1.0, whole genome shotgun sequence DNA encodes these proteins:
- the LOC124012661 gene encoding borealin-like — translation MGRPKRTTKQRKNPKLDKLEAFLEDFDSEVKTVVERLKEKTNSLLKDADNFYNMAVIKLPKAVRQMNWLEHCGSEKPKSPVSPVEDAKKVEEAAQVESVMAEVHTIPPKTVKKAKLKRGGAMTSSEDEENTFTATGKKGKSTRKPPTSKRAKALSVSKRNSSIRKSSRKPLITPSRNMLDSSLMGTTPLITPRFDSRLPKTPALRIPRHKERVYSISVNGSPISGGGNDIVINVPVGNGECIQLLASQMDTVDLGQLDETAMRSIRLLQNRLTTLCESSE, via the exons ATGGGACGACCAAAGAGGACGACCAAACAACGTAAAAACCCCAAGTTGGACAAATTGGAGGCTTTTCTCGAAGATTTCGACAGTGAGG TTAAAACCGTAGTTGAAAGGCTGAAGGAGAAGACAAACAGCCTCCTGAAAGATGCAGACAACTTCTACAACATGGCTGTGATTAAGCTGCCTAAGGCCGTGAGACAGATGAACTGGCTTGAGCATTGtg GGTCAGAGAAACCAAAGTCACCCGTGTCACCAGTGGAGGATGCCAAG AAAGTAGAGGAGGCTGCCCAAGTGGAGAGTGTTATGGCTGAAGTCCATACTATTCCCCCCAAGACTGTTAAAAAAG CAAAGTTGAAAAGGGGTGGAGCCATGACAAGTTCAGAGGATGAGGAGAACACTTTCACGGCCACAGGGAAGAAG GGTAAATCAACTAGGAAACCTCCAACGTCAAAGAGAGCCAAAGCACTGTCAGTCAGCAAGCGGAACTCGTCCATCAGAAA GTCCAGTAGGAAGCCACTGATCACTCCTTCCAGGAACATGTTGGACAGTTCCCTCATGGGCACTACCCCTCTCATCACACCACGCTTTGACTCCAG ACTTCCCAAGACTCCAGCGTTGAGGATACCCCGCCACAAGGAGAGGGTTTACAGTATCTCGGTCAACGGCTCCCCCATCTCAGGAGGTGGTAATGATATCGTCATCAATGTCCCTGTGGGGAACGGAGAG TGCATTCAGTTGCTGGCCAGTCAGATGGACACTGTGGACCTGGGACAGCTGGATGAGACAGCCATGAGGAGCATCCGTCTGCTTCAG AACCGCCTCACAACACTGTGTGAATCCTCCGAATGA